A window from Streptomyces sp. SAI-127 encodes these proteins:
- a CDS encoding SDR family oxidoreductase: MKVVVIGGTGLIGSKVVSKLNEHGHEAVPASPNTGVNAVTGEGLADVLKGASVVVDVSNSPSFDDDAVMEFFRASTTNLLAAEAAAGVTHHVALSVVGTDRLQQSGYFQAKQVQEDMIRDSGVPYSIVHATQFFEFAKTLADSATSGETVSVAPIKIQPIFSGDVAAAVGRRAVGTPVNGIVEVAGPDTFTLEEFIRKGLTAHNDPRTVVTDPKGLYWGAALKESDLLPGPDAQLGETHFADWSSKQ, translated from the coding sequence ATGAAGGTCGTAGTGATAGGCGGAACCGGACTCATCGGTTCCAAGGTCGTCTCCAAGCTCAACGAGCACGGTCATGAGGCGGTGCCAGCCTCCCCGAACACCGGAGTCAACGCGGTCACCGGCGAAGGCCTGGCCGACGTCCTGAAGGGCGCCTCCGTCGTCGTCGATGTCTCCAACTCCCCCTCCTTCGACGACGACGCGGTGATGGAGTTCTTCCGCGCCTCCACCACCAACCTGCTCGCTGCGGAGGCTGCCGCCGGCGTCACACACCACGTGGCTCTGTCCGTCGTGGGCACCGACCGCCTGCAGCAGTCCGGCTACTTCCAGGCCAAGCAGGTCCAGGAGGACATGATCCGGGACTCCGGAGTGCCGTACTCGATCGTCCACGCCACGCAGTTCTTCGAGTTCGCCAAGACCCTCGCGGACTCGGCGACCAGCGGCGAAACGGTGTCCGTCGCCCCCATCAAGATCCAGCCCATCTTCTCGGGCGACGTGGCCGCGGCCGTCGGCCGCAGGGCGGTCGGGACTCCGGTCAACGGAATCGTCGAGGTCGCCGGCCCCGACACCTTCACCCTGGAGGAGTTCATCCGCAAGGGCCTCACGGCCCACAACGACCCCCGCACGGTCGTGACGGACCCGAAGGGTCTCTACTGGGGCGCCGCCCTCAAGGAGTCCGACCTGCTGCCCGGCCCCGACGCACAGCTCGGCGAGACGCACTTCGCCGACTGGAGCAGCAAGCAGTAA